The Sesamum indicum cultivar Zhongzhi No. 13 linkage group LG6, S_indicum_v1.0, whole genome shotgun sequence genomic interval tatttccatttaaataaaaaaatttcaatgtgGAAACTTGATTAAATctaagattaattatattttgccattcgAATAATGatcgtttttacactttgatatctaaactttttttgtgtcaacttaccatctcgactttacgaaattttgcactttgccatttataattattttttcaccaagttttttttgcaaaaaaaaatcacatgcagtgcacatgtgatatttaaatgATGTGTGATGTGATGTCTTTCATATATGTACATCACGTGATGttttttctgtaaaaaatcagcaaaaagATGACCATGTATGGTAAAgtacaaatttcacaaaattgagaTGACAAGTtgacacacacaaaaaaaaattaaatgcctaaatataaaatagatataaattcaaatagcaaaatttaatttatccttaaatcTAACCCAATATATAGTTGCCCATTATAATTTCCTCCTGCATGAGTTTCACTCATTAAAATCGATATGCTTAGGAATAAATGGAACAACATAAATGATTCGTGAATAAAAATGGCAACATGGGATGAAACAAATGATCAAAAAATGCGATGAACTCACCGATTGTTGAGCCATTGCAATATAATCGCCAATGCGTAACGGATCAAACTACTGTGATCGTCcattttttggacaaaatttaAGTAGATCGGAAATTTTTTACACTATGTGTACTATGAACTTTCACTTTGTACTGTTATCAGTACTGAATGAACATCTCATTTATAGAGGTCACGTTACAGCTGTTTTTGAGTATGATAATACGTTACGATTTTCGTATATGGATGGTACAATGATTATACAAAATCCTAAAGCAATAACCGCTTGcaatttaccaaaaaagaaacaacgtgtttattattatatttaaaaataatttattatatattttttatttattggcAGGTGGTATTACAACTATATTACTATAAGAATGATGGTTGAAAATTataccttttcttttgcttagctaataagaaaatataatatttattgaagaatttgagaggaatatataaatatttttatttctcccGCGGATAGTATTGctgctataattttaaaataaattatcgtCGTGAGTCATATTACGTCTTTTGCTTagcttatttaaattttgaataaaaatgtttgtttgaagaatttgggaattaatatacatttattatttatgtactagataatattattgatacacaatattattatgtaaattatactTTGACTTTtgctaataaaaataatttaatttagtaatcTGTTAAAAAAGAAGTCCAATTCATACAAAAAGTTAGGAATTATAtgtacttttcatttttcaggattcttttgttcttcataataattatatatattaactatcaCTTTTGGTAGAGTAAATCTAAAGTTAAATATACTTTACTGCTTACCCcccataaattaataatatttgactatgtagaatgtaataaaattcaaactatttaatttactaataaatattataattaaaatataaaattaattgaatttaaaatatgaaatattaaaaaaagagatatattgaattacaaatatataagggCAATATCGtccaaatatttcattgtagGGGATAAGTACATTGTTTGATTTAGGAGTGTGAATACTACCTTAAAATAGTTGGGGCCAAAGTGTACTTAACCCTAAATCTAATTATAGATTTATATTTGGACAATTAATCAGCAATCACAATTGTGAATGAGTGTTACTTTTGCAGAGAAATGAGAGTAAacttaagggtaaattacaactgtCTCACTttagatttgacataattccctcgttgtttgaaaaattgcaaaaattcttttgatgtttaatgaaattatgtaatttttggaaggatgtatgaaattattgacttTGCCTTtactgtttctttttttttttttataaaataaaatcagatgGAGTGGacggaaaattttaaaaatttaaaaatttatctacttactctataaaaaaaattaaaaataaataaaattataatttttagtccaaaagGGCATTTCAGTTCACTAgaaaaaatggacaaaaacccagattggtaattttttagataacaGATTATGCCAAATCTTAGAGAAAATCGGTGTGATTTACCCTAAACTTTATGCAGCTAATGTTTTCTTTAccattcaagaaaatgaaatcaaaattccTTCAATAAATCCATAATATTTTGCCAAGTCTCTCTCATGAAAGTTTGCTTCTTCTGTTCCAGAACTCTGTTACGTTTATGTTTTACAAATGTTTAGTGTTAGACAtacatatttgaaaaaaatattctgtGTACACCTTATAATTGGAACGGGATAATAGAATTTCGTCAATTACATTAAAACATCaaacacttttttttcttaaaaaaaataaaataaaattatataaaaacatcttgaaataagAACGGGATATATAGAATTTAGCGAGTTGAATAGGACCTGCAATGAGTTTGGACGTTATTATAGCAATAtgtgatttttgaatttattgatcggtttagaaatattaatgtattacgTATTCAGTGTCGTAatgtattgattaatttaaaactatcggtgtattttaaagaaaaagtatttcaTAAAACAATAGATATGAATTGTTTGTGTACTAAGACCTAACGATAGGGTgtgtaatgaaatttaccctaatttctATATTCCCATCCTCAACttctaaattattgatgtGTTAGAATATCATCAAATGTAGTTGTCTCAACggattgtttttttttttttttttaaagcctactattacatcttttatttgatttaatatatatatttttttatttctccctTATGAATGAATCATTAGTTATTATGATCATTATACTGAAacactaataataaattcaaattacgACTATTAGTaaccaatttctttttaataataaaagcgATAATTGCACGAATATCTCAAGAAATGGATCAATACGTAAATATATCtctcaagaaaaatgaaattatcaagatcaatgaaataataaattataaatttaagtgaaacaaatatacacacatatgaTAGGACTTGTATTTGACCATCCTTATTTGTGGGATTTCAACCTTAAGTATTAGGTTAAGACGTCATTGAAACTACTAATAACAACTAATTAcaccaaaagtgaaataataatacCCATCTCAATATTCATAAACACAAAGGATCcccataatattaaataataaggtaaattattgcTACCTCCCCTAAATTTAGCATACTTATGAATatcctttaattatttaaaaaattacaaatattctatttaactagaaataattcaaatagTTAAAACATTCAATGGTTAAGAAATGTAGGGTGGATGTGAATAAATTTAAGGTATTGAGAGATAAAAGGAAACACAATAAGCAATAAGGAGGATAGATTCTTTACAATATGAGAAGGTGTGTGATTATTGTGAGACAATTCAAAAGTTTAATCTAGGGAGCAAGTTGTTGGTTAGAAAAGTTGAGGGTTCACAACCCCCAGTGTTGTCGGTCCGATAATTAACTAAGGATCACTGTCTCCCTCAATTAGAAGTACTAGCCTCTTCAATCCCACCAATAGCAAATGGATCCCAACCTTATTAAGGATTATAAAACCTTCTAAGCCTAGCACTGGATGGATCCTGACCTAGTGGAGGCCTATAGAATTGGTTAGGCCCAGCACCAGATTGATCCTGACTTGGTGGAGACCCATAGAATTGGTTAAGCCCAACACCAGAtggaatttgatttgatggaGGCATGTAGAACTGGCTAGGCCTAATACCTAATGGATCTTGACTTGACAGAAGCCCATAGAATTGGGTAGGTCCAAAATCAGATGGATCCTGAGTAGGTTGAGGCCCATAGTATTGACTAGGCCCAACACCAGATGAATGTTGACTCGGTGGAAACCCATAGTATTGACTAGGCCCAATACCAGATGGATTCAGAGCTCCTGGTATGCTATAATATTGACTTGTACTGAATCCAGAAGGATATTGACCATGTGGAGGAGCAAAGAACTGACTAGGCCCAGAAGCAAATGAATCATGACCTTGTGGATGAGCATAATAATACTGGCCAGAAAATTGATCAGATCCAATAATCCCACCTCCTGGTGCACATGATGTACCCGCAGGAGGAACATAATTTTGAGCATAGATACTAGGAAAAATTGTAGTACTAGCACCAGGTGGATCAGGGAAAATTGGAGCATTCTCCAACGGACCCGACCCGCCATTTGTCAACTCCTCGATTCTACTGGTCACTCGAGCATGGAGGTTGCCAAACCATGCTTTCCACTCCTGCACTTGCTGTGCGTTCAAACTCTCAACAGGGATTTGTTCCCACCACCCTTGGGGTCGAGTTTTGTCGACCTCGTCCAGGtacttttcttgttcttttataAGTTCTTTCATATCTTGTACCTCATCCAGCCGCTTGTTGAGTTGCACAATTCTGGTCCGTGTGTGGCCCTCCACGATTCTTGCTAAATTGCTTGGCGGTTGATTTGGGTTTCTATATCGTTCGATCACAGATTCCATGGATGGATGGAAGAAAGAGTAAGGATTGTCGGTGGGAGAAAAGATTATTATTCCTACATCGATGCCACAAAGTGTGCTAAGTTCACTCGCCTTCTTGTATAGACCTAAACGGCGTTTTGAGAATGTTGCATATAGGTCGTCCTGGCTCTCTATCAGCCTCATGGGAATTCTTTGCCGACCCCTTGTCTGCCTGCCAGCCATGATATTGCAAGTTTGTTAGTGGTAGAAAGTATGTAAGAGTACTAAAGCTTGTCTGATGAAATGCAAGAAAGTAAAGTGAGTGTGAAGTTTTATCTGAGAATGTAtttatagaaaagaaattggtCAACATAATTCAGAGGAATACCATTCATTCTTCAAACTATGTAATATATTAGGtgtcaaattgaaaaatatatgcaatatgaaaattctctttggtatttttagattttataatttttgtttgacaTCTTATCTGATGAAAAACAACagattttcatgaaaaaattctGAGGTTTAACTTATCTggattttattactttttcattCAACCTTGAAAACATGGAAAGTAATCAATTGGtcaaacatataattttcctATATggaaataatacaattaaatattgGAGAAATCATGTAAATAAATCTGATAATCAGATTCTTGCAGTGtgcattaatttaataattaaagttgatattatcaacaacatatatatatagtatccaaatataattatatttgacagCGTGGGAGAcaaatgtacatatataataaacatcATATGGCAGAGAATTCAAATTATCTAGTCATCAATGATTTTGGAAATAGATTTTTCATCATTGGGgttaataaatcatatatatgtacgaCTAGCAAATACTATTTCAGtttaataaacatatataaaacaggACCCTTttagaaatgtaattatttgagGAATTACTAGGCAAAACTAATTAGTAATGTCTTTTTGTGCATTATTTATGACAAATAATTGATGCATTTATatgtttctttcatttattttatattttcatttaaaatgaaatacttTAAACTAATGATACGACTCAAATATGGAaactcaattaaaattaatcccATACATAATTGCCCGTTAAAACTCAAAGAATGCAATTAACTCTCCGATTATAGAGCCACTGCATTATAATCGCCATTGTATAACGGATTAAACTACTTTGATTGTCTATTTTCTGGACAAAAGTTAAGGAGACGACATAAATCCTTTCACATTATGTGTAGTAAGTTACATAGTTGTCAATGGCGAACGAACATCTCATCATTTTGTAAAGGTTGTGTTGTGGCTGTTTTGGGCACGATAACTTGTTACGGTTTTGATACATAGGTGATGCAATGATTACATCTAATCCTAAAGCAATAATCTTGTGCaataagaatatttacaaCTTGTTGATCATTAAGTTTGAAAAGTATATGTGTTCTGTATTTATTTGTAGATGGTATATactacaattatattattacacgAATGATGgtcgaaaattatatttttgctctttttgtagctaattagaaaatatagtatattttgaagaattaatttggagaggaagatacatttatttttatctatccTGGAATAGTATTGCtgctataatattaaaaaaaatgattgtcATGAGTcatattattactaattttgctaaacttatttaaatgtTGAAAAAGTATCAccgtttttctttttttgaagaattcagaaagtaatatatatttgttattatttttacagatAATATTATTGCTAGACAATAAAATGacagttataaattatacattgaCTTTTGCTAATAAAGAAAGATTatgttttcagaaaattaatcTGTTCAAAAAGATATCTAATTCATACACAAAATTCTGGACTGTATTGTGTAAAAATTCAGAAAGTATGATTTGTACTTGCTTCAGAGTAAATCTAATTATAGACTTATATATGAACAATTGATTAACATTTACAATTCTAAAGGAGTACCACTTTTGCTGAGAAATAAAAGTATACTTGCTGCAAATGTTTACTTTACCATTcaggaaaatgaaattaaaattcctttaacaataaattctacatatgttattttcaaaatattttgccaAGTTTCTGTTGTGAAAGTTTGCTTCTGATCTGGTTCCATAACAATGTTGCGCGTCTATGTCTTACAAATGTTTAAACGTTAAGACATACATGCTAATTGATAAACAATTTAGGGAAAAATTTTCGTCTTGTAACTTAAGGTCTTTCCACTTTTAGTTCTATTAGTCAtcgaattattatttttggtcccgtgacaataaaaaagtaatattttggGTCCATAACACATTGTCTTTAAATATTTAGCGGAAAATGGTCATTAAGTacgtataacaaaaaatattgctttttaaaagttattaatgGGACCAAAGGAGTAAAAGTCCTAACGGCCACGTcctatttttgttaaaatatttaacgaAAAGAtgtcatgaaaataaaaatactattttttatgagtcacggagtaaaaattaaaaatatcataaccactggaatcaaaattattattttcccaACAAGTTATTACCACTCAAGAGTAGAAATTCACAAGTCAAGTGAATGGCTGACAACATTTCCGACTTGTGCCAGGAATTAGCAAACTTGTTATTCCACAATATTTGGACTACTTCAATTAAACTAACAGGACGACTCATTGGATACGTTATATTTGACCACCTCAAAAGATGTACTTATAATTCTTTGAAGTTTGACATAAATATGGACTCTCCTtattatttgtgaaattacaaatacccctttcaaataaaaaaaataactcgacagttgaaaattaaactaaagatCACTGTCCTCTTGATTAGAAGTACCAGCCTCTTTAGTCCCACCAGTAGCAGATGGATCCCGACCCTGTTGAGCATTATAAAACCTTCTAGGCCTAATACCTGATGAATCTTGACCCAGTGGAGGCCTGTAAAATTGGCTAGGCCCAATACCAAATGGATCCTGACCTGGTGGAGGCCCATAGAATTGGTTAGGCCCAACACCTGATGGATTCTTTGTTGATAGAGGCACGTTGAATTGGTTTGGGCCAATATTTGATGGATCTTGACCTTGCTGAAGCCCATAGAATTGGCTAAGCCCAAAAACAGATGGAGTCGGAGCTAATGGAGGCCCATAGTATTGATTAGGTCCAGTACCAGATGGATCCTGAGCTTGTGGAGGCTCATAGTATTTATTAGACCCAGCAGCAGGTGGATTCTGACTCAATGGAAGCCCATAGTACTGACTAGGCCCAGGACCAGATGGGTTCTGAACTGATGGAGGTCCATAATACAGACTAGGCCCAGCACCAGATGGGTTTTGAATCGATGGAGGTCCATAGTATTGGCTTGACCCAGTTCCAGATGGATTCGGAGCTTCTGATAGGCTAAGGTATTGATTTGTACCAGAATTAGGACCCTGGCATTGTGGAGGATCATAGAACTGATTGGAGCCAACAACAAATGGATCCTGACCCTGTGGAGGAGCATAATAATATTGGCCAGAAAATTGATCAACTTCAGCAATCCCATCACCTAGTGCAGATGATGTGTCTGCAGGAGGAACATAGTTTGGAGGAAACATACTAGGAACAGCTGTAGTACTAGAACTAGGTGGATCCGGGAAAATTGGAGCATTCTCCAATGAACCCGAACCCCCATTTGTCAATTCCTCGATTCGACTGGTCACTTGAGCATGGAAATTGCCAAACCATTCTTTCCACTCTTGGACTTGTTGGGCGTTCAGACTCTCGATGGGTTGTTCCCACCATCCTCTGGGTCGAGTTTTGTCGACCTCGTCTAGGTACTTTTCTCGTTCTTTTATTTGCTCTTTCATATCTAATATCTCGTCCAATCGCTTGTTGAGTTGCTCAATTCTGGTCCGTGTGTGACCCTCCACGATTCTTGCTAAGTCGTTCGGCGGCTGATCAGGATTCCTATATCTTTCGATCACAGACTCCATGGATGGATGGAAGAACGAGTAAGGGTTGTTGGTGGGGGAAAAGATGATTATTCCTATGTCGACACCACAAAGTGTGCTAAGCTCGCTCGCCTTCTTATATAGACCTAGACGGCGTTTTGAGAAGGTCGCATATAGATCATCCTGGCTCTCTATCAGCCTCATAGGGATTTTTTGGCGACCCCTGGTTTGTCTGCCAGCCATGATATTGCAAGTTTGTTAGTAGTAGAAAGTATGTAAGAGTACTATAAGTTTGTCTGACAAAATACAAGAAAGTGAAGTGAGTCTGGAGTTTTGGTCTGAGActgtatttatagaaaagaaattggcCAACCTGATTCAGAGTAATATCATTCATTTTCAagattatgtaatatattaggtatcaaagtgaaaaatatgtgCAATCTGAAAATTCTCTTTAGTATTTTTagattgtatatatttttgtttgacatcttatatgataaaaaaacaacagattttcttgaaaaagttTTGAGGTTTAACAAATCtggattttattatttttttattcaacgTTGAAAATATGGAAAGTAATCAATTGgtcaaacataaaatttttcttatctggaaataattcaaaatttttcaaaaatcagaTAAGTATTCTTTTGTAGAATCGTCATTACACCATCTAGTCCTTGAAATGTACATTAATTACGTAATAAAACATCAaatgacagaaaattcaaattaactaCTCTTTATGATTTGGAATTAGATTTTTCTTcatggattaaaaaataatcatattcaaattatcaagaaatggttgaaatatatttatgttaatttaataagaaaaaaaaagtaaaagaggACCCTTTTAgcaatgtaattattcaaggAATTATTTAGGCAAAATCACGAAtcatctaaaataaaaaaaaagttttcatcaaataaaactaatcaatAATGTCTTTCTGTACATTATTTATGACAAATAATTGatgcatttatttgatttcttccatttattttattcttgactatttaaataaaaaactttaaattaacATTACCAATCAAATGTGGAAACTTAATAAAATCTAAccctatat includes:
- the LOC105165087 gene encoding MADS-box transcription factor 17-like, with the protein product MAGRQTRGRQRIPMRLIESQDDLYATFSKRRLGLYKKASELSTLCGIDVGIIIFSPTDNPYSFFHPSMESVIERYRNPNQPPSNLARIVEGHTRTRIVQLNKRLDEVQDMKELIKEQEKYLDEVDKTRPQGWWEQIPVESLNAQQVQEWKAWFGNLHARVTSRIEELTNGGSGPLENAPIFPDPPGASTTIFPSIYAQNYVPPAGTSCAPGGGIIGSDQFSGQYYYAHPQGHDSFASGPSQFFAPPHGQYPSGFSTSQYYSIPGALNPSGIGPSQYYGFPPSQHSSGVGPSQYYGPQPTQDPSDFGPTQFYGLLSSQDPLGIRPSQFYMPPSNQIPSGVGLNQFYGSPPSQDQSGAGPNQFYRPPLGQDPSSARLRRFYNP
- the LOC105164903 gene encoding proline-rich extensin-like protein EPR1 isoform X2, which produces MRLIESQDDLYATFSKRRLGLYKKASELSTLCGVDIGIIIFSPTNNPYSFFHPSMESVIERYRNPDQPPNDLARIVEGHTRTRIEQLNKRLDEILDMKEQIKEREKYLDEVDKTRPRGWWEQPIESLNAQQVQEWKEWFGNFHAQVTSRIEELTNGGSGSLENAPIFPDPPSSSTTAVPSMFPPNYVPPADTSSALGDGIAEVDQFSGQYYYAPPQGQDPFVVGSNQFYDPPQCQGPNSGTNQYLSLSEAPNPSGTGSSQYYGPPSIQNPSGAGPSLYYGPPSVQNPSGPGPSQYYGLPLSQNPPAAGSNKYYEPPQAQDPSGTGPNQYYGPPLAPTPSVFGLSQFYGLQQGQDPSNIGPNQFNVPLSTKNPSGVGPNQFYGPPPGQDPFGIGPSQFYRPPLGQDSSGIRPRRFYNAQQGRDPSATGGTKEAGTSNQEDSDL
- the LOC105164903 gene encoding proline-rich extensin-like protein EPR1 isoform X1 encodes the protein MAGRQTRGRQKIPMRLIESQDDLYATFSKRRLGLYKKASELSTLCGVDIGIIIFSPTNNPYSFFHPSMESVIERYRNPDQPPNDLARIVEGHTRTRIEQLNKRLDEILDMKEQIKEREKYLDEVDKTRPRGWWEQPIESLNAQQVQEWKEWFGNFHAQVTSRIEELTNGGSGSLENAPIFPDPPSSSTTAVPSMFPPNYVPPADTSSALGDGIAEVDQFSGQYYYAPPQGQDPFVVGSNQFYDPPQCQGPNSGTNQYLSLSEAPNPSGTGSSQYYGPPSIQNPSGAGPSLYYGPPSVQNPSGPGPSQYYGLPLSQNPPAAGSNKYYEPPQAQDPSGTGPNQYYGPPLAPTPSVFGLSQFYGLQQGQDPSNIGPNQFNVPLSTKNPSGVGPNQFYGPPPGQDPFGIGPSQFYRPPLGQDSSGIRPRRFYNAQQGRDPSATGGTKEAGTSNQEDSDL